In the Mesorhizobium sp. WSM2240 genome, GCATCACTTCCTGGCGTTCGTGACGCTTGCCTTCAACACACTGGTGTTCCTGGTGCTGCGCAACGAAGAATGGCTGACCGGCGGCTCGCTCGGTCTGGTAGGCATCATGCGGCCGTCCTTCCTCGGCTTCGACACCATGCCGCAACTCCATTTCTATTATTTCACCCTGGTCGTGTTCCTGATCGTGGCGGGGCTCTTCTGGGGGCTCGTCCGGTCGCCCTGGGGCCGCGCCTTCCGGGCGCTCAGGGAAAACCCGATCCGCGCCAACAGTCTTGGCGTGGACATCCGCCGCATGACCCTCTTGGCATTCGCCATCGGCTCTTCGCTCGGTGGGCTGGCCGGCGCGCTTGCCGCGCCGCTGGTGCAGTTCATCGATCCGCCGGCCTTCTCGCTCGTACACTCGTTGAAGATATTGCTGATGGTCGTGGTTGGCGGCTCGGGCTACTTCTTTGGTCCGATCCTCGGCGCTGGCCTCGTCATCGTCATGCCGGAGTTCCTTCGCTTCACCGAGGGCTACTACCTGATGATCTATGCCGCGACGGTCCTCGTCCTGATGATCTTCTGCCCGACGGGTCTGATCGGGCTCGGCAAGCGGATCGCCGATCGCTTCAAGGGACAGCGCGTGCGTGCAGACCTAAAGCAGGGAGCGCAGCTATGACCATGCACGTCCAGACCGCCGTCGCCACTGCGACCCCGGTGCTCAGCGTCCGCAACCTGTCGAAGTCCTTCGGCGGCATCAAGGCTGTTCAGGATGTCTCCTTCGACGTTCAGGCGGGGGAAATACTCGGCCTGATCGGCCCCAATGGCAGCGGCAAGTCGACGCTCTTCAACTGCATTCTCGGCCAGTCGAAACCTGATGCCGGCGAGGTCCATGTCAACGGCCGGTCTGTCGCCGGCAAGCGCGCCTGCGACCTGAACAAGCTCGGCGTCGGCCGCACCTTCCAGATGCTGC is a window encoding:
- a CDS encoding branched-chain amino acid ABC transporter permease — protein: MPLRNLILLLLGVAALIAAPLGQGNYVIYVLCSWLIFSIAAMGLNLTLGYAGQVSLAQAAFMGIGAYTSALLTMAGWHWILAAPAAMVLCFVIGLVLGYPALRVQHHFLAFVTLAFNTLVFLVLRNEEWLTGGSLGLVGIMRPSFLGFDTMPQLHFYYFTLVVFLIVAGLFWGLVRSPWGRAFRALRENPIRANSLGVDIRRMTLLAFAIGSSLGGLAGALAAPLVQFIDPPAFSLVHSLKILLMVVVGGSGYFFGPILGAGLVIVMPEFLRFTEGYYLMIYAATVLVLMIFCPTGLIGLGKRIADRFKGQRVRADLKQGAQL